In one bacterium genomic region, the following are encoded:
- a CDS encoding HAMP domain-containing protein, with the protein MAKGLSLKWKVPIVIVSGALIIGVGITFLVVKLVSDSLQTELTERGKAIATTLAKQVERPLVGDDEVDIQNLVDISSKFTAVSYVYISDKDKKVAAQKFKVGSYNQRQVLQESVIKEIKSDYKIDLTKVENANELGEMVEIENYEISTPIGESVLGYAHVGMSRKYMDDIIRSTAILVGGVLAFSIIMGIIVSVYLSNKLTKQLLYLTDSADKISMGDLESIVRIDSSDEIGELANAIERLRESLKAAIDRLKRKKIS; encoded by the coding sequence ATGGCTAAAGGTCTCAGTCTTAAATGGAAAGTGCCGATCGTTATTGTTAGCGGCGCGCTCATCATCGGAGTGGGTATTACTTTCCTTGTAGTAAAACTTGTATCGGATTCACTGCAGACGGAATTGACCGAACGCGGGAAAGCCATCGCAACCACATTGGCAAAACAAGTCGAAAGGCCGTTGGTCGGCGACGATGAAGTGGATATTCAAAATCTTGTCGATATCTCATCCAAATTTACAGCCGTATCTTATGTCTATATTTCCGATAAAGATAAAAAGGTCGCGGCCCAAAAATTTAAGGTTGGTTCGTACAACCAACGCCAGGTATTGCAGGAAAGCGTGATCAAGGAGATCAAGAGCGATTACAAGATCGATCTTACAAAGGTGGAGAATGCCAATGAATTAGGCGAAATGGTTGAGATTGAGAATTATGAGATATCAACTCCAATCGGCGAAAGCGTGCTGGGTTATGCCCACGTGGGCATGTCGCGAAAATATATGGACGATATCATTCGCAGCACGGCTATTTTAGTTGGCGGCGTCCTGGCATTTTCAATAATTATGGGCATTATCGTTTCTGTATATCTTTCCAATAAACTGACCAAACAACTTTTATATCTCACAGACTCGGCTGACAAAATCAGTATGGGTGACCTTGAGAGTATCGTTCGAATAGACTCCTCAGATGAAATCGGGGAATTGGCTAATGCGATCGAACGATTACGTGAGAGCTTAAAAGCTGCGATCGACCGGTTGAAGCGAAAAAAGATATCCTGA
- a CDS encoding glycosyltransferase, whose translation MKISIVIPAYNEESIIGACLESVVNADKPECVLEILVVNNASTDQTEKIARSFSDVTVITEPKKGLTKARECGHRSSKGDVLMYIDADTKIPKHLIRFVEQKFAEDPKLVAMSGPYKYHDWNWYGRLTLWLYHWTLVPLTQLVINRILNKGSVFYGGNFSLRRSLLEKIGGFDTGLEFWSEDTQIGRRMSREGKVRFYHRAYVFTSARRFYDEGFVRVLMRYILNFFWDIFFHRPFTKGYIDVRTSDKTTREN comes from the coding sequence ATGAAAATAAGCATTGTCATTCCTGCATATAATGAAGAGAGTATCATCGGCGCGTGTCTTGAATCCGTAGTAAACGCCGATAAACCGGAGTGTGTCCTGGAAATTCTTGTGGTTAATAATGCAAGCACGGATCAAACGGAAAAAATCGCACGATCGTTTTCCGATGTGACGGTGATAACCGAGCCAAAAAAAGGTCTCACCAAAGCGCGTGAATGCGGACACCGCTCATCAAAGGGCGATGTATTGATGTATATCGATGCCGACACAAAAATCCCTAAACATCTGATCCGCTTCGTTGAACAAAAATTTGCAGAAGATCCAAAACTTGTCGCCATGTCGGGACCGTACAAATACCATGACTGGAATTGGTACGGGCGGCTGACCTTGTGGCTTTATCACTGGACCCTCGTCCCGTTGACGCAACTTGTGATAAACAGAATCTTAAATAAAGGGAGCGTTTTTTACGGAGGAAATTTTTCATTGCGAAGATCATTGCTTGAAAAGATCGGCGGATTTGATACGGGACTGGAATTTTGGAGCGAGGATACTCAAATCGGGAGGAGGATGAGCCGGGAAGGAAAAGTGAGATTCTACCATCGCGCTTACGTTTTTACATCCGCGCGCAGATTTTATGATGAAGGGTTTGTTCGTGTATTAATGCGGTATATTTTAAACTTTTTTTGGGATATTTTTTTTCACAGGCCATTCACCAAAGGATATATCGATGTCAGAACTTCGGATAAAACTACACGAGAGAATTAG
- a CDS encoding JAB domain-containing protein, producing the protein MGVEKKVRETSEYHSKIKDWSREDRPREKLEQRGSAALTDAELLAILIGSGTKRITALDLAKTLIGDYGNIAELAKCNFQELRQFKGIGKVKAIKLVASFEILRRVQAHRPNEKVKIKTPDDVADKFIPLLRDLKKEIFQVVLLDSANRVIREVTISEGTLNASLVHPREVFKAAIDDRAASVILLHNHPSGNSEPSVEDISITEQLRQAGKIMGIPVRDHIIVAGAQYTSLAKLGYL; encoded by the coding sequence ATGGGTGTCGAAAAAAAAGTTCGTGAAACCTCGGAATATCACTCTAAGATAAAGGACTGGTCAAGAGAGGACCGTCCACGAGAAAAGCTGGAGCAGCGCGGATCGGCTGCATTGACCGATGCGGAACTTCTGGCGATACTGATCGGAAGCGGCACGAAACGCATCACCGCGCTCGACCTTGCGAAAACGCTGATCGGCGATTACGGAAATATTGCGGAATTGGCCAAATGTAATTTTCAGGAATTACGTCAGTTCAAGGGTATCGGCAAGGTAAAAGCGATCAAACTTGTTGCTTCATTTGAAATACTCCGCCGAGTACAGGCCCATCGGCCGAATGAAAAAGTAAAAATAAAAACACCGGACGATGTCGCTGACAAATTTATCCCCTTATTACGCGACCTCAAAAAAGAAATCTTTCAAGTGGTCTTGCTTGACAGCGCCAATAGGGTGATTCGCGAGGTGACCATTTCCGAAGGAACGCTCAATGCGAGCCTTGTTCACCCGCGCGAAGTATTTAAAGCGGCAATTGATGATCGTGCAGCCAGCGTGATTCTCCTGCATAATCACCCTAGCGGAAATTCGGAACCGAGTGTGGAAGATATTTCGATCACGGAACAGCTTCGCCAGGCGGGTAAGATCATGGGCATTCCGGTTCGTGATCATATCATCGTGGCCGGCGCGCAGTATACCAGTCTTGCAAAATTGGGTTACTTATAA
- a CDS encoding CAP domain-containing protein, whose protein sequence is MTISRLLFHAFLFLSFALTRIHPQTYNFIQDDFSSIEGVAIAEKTILKLVNAERQKAGLNELSYDVSLQSAARQHSQEMLRLNYFSHTSPTVELKNPSDRVYRTGLSDYVVGENIAVHSLDVAPEEVASQLMEQWMKSPGHRANILRPEFTHIGAGVISFKDSVVKDTLIRGARGRLVIYTIRHYGTQVFTSRSILFSKLELSKRNSEFLIFDLQYDYDRGSLASFNNYTQFFQPSDGKMSIHIEFPLQPTIQIFLARIQNDYTKEYVSFFQDDFVYKNILKTTDKLSLIPFPVINKEIRIEKRTAYFLEGEAVVLNAEVNSQCLLHIDDDRYYELEVVQNKIQFKIPMVEDGKTKKLSWALGSTGEKIVRNQLMINTAELKVEGPVKKVFVKN, encoded by the coding sequence ATGACCATTAGCCGTTTACTGTTTCATGCATTCTTATTTCTCAGCTTTGCTCTTACCCGGATTCATCCGCAGACCTATAATTTCATTCAAGATGATTTCAGTTCAATTGAAGGCGTTGCGATAGCTGAAAAAACCATTTTGAAATTAGTCAATGCGGAGCGCCAAAAGGCCGGATTAAACGAATTGTCCTATGACGTTTCTCTGCAATCCGCCGCGCGTCAGCATTCGCAGGAAATGCTGAGACTTAATTATTTTTCTCATACCTCACCCACGGTCGAATTAAAAAACCCGTCGGATCGCGTTTATAGAACCGGATTATCGGATTACGTGGTCGGAGAAAATATCGCCGTGCACAGTTTAGACGTCGCGCCCGAAGAGGTTGCATCGCAACTAATGGAACAATGGATGAAGAGCCCCGGCCATCGCGCGAACATCTTGCGTCCGGAATTTACGCACATCGGCGCAGGCGTGATTTCCTTCAAAGACAGCGTCGTAAAGGATACTCTCATTCGCGGCGCTCGCGGCAGATTAGTCATATATACGATACGGCATTACGGAACGCAGGTCTTTACCTCCCGAAGTATCTTGTTTTCTAAACTAGAGCTTTCGAAAAGGAATTCTGAATTTTTGATTTTTGACTTGCAGTACGATTACGATCGCGGCTCGCTTGCATCATTCAATAACTATACACAATTTTTTCAGCCTTCCGATGGCAAGATGTCGATACACATTGAATTTCCATTGCAGCCAACTATACAGATATTCCTTGCTCGCATTCAAAACGATTACACAAAGGAATATGTATCTTTTTTTCAAGACGACTTCGTTTACAAAAACATTCTAAAAACCACGGACAAACTAAGTCTTATTCCCTTTCCTGTAATAAACAAAGAAATCAGAATTGAAAAAAGAACGGCATATTTTCTGGAAGGCGAAGCCGTTGTTTTGAACGCGGAGGTTAATTCACAGTGTTTGCTGCATATTGATGACGACCGCTATTACGAACTTGAGGTTGTTCAAAACAAGATTCAGTTCAAAATTCCGATGGTCGAGGATGGAAAAACAAAGAAACTTTCGTGGGCACTTGGCAGCACAGGGGAAAAAATTGTGCGAAATCAGTTGATGATCAATACCGCTGAATTAAAGGTAGAAGGACCGGTAAAAAAGGTGTTTGTAAAGAATTAA
- a CDS encoding gamma carbonic anhydrase family protein: MDQCGKPDIHDSVFVAHTASIIGQVTLAENCGIWFGAVLRSDMAPISIGKNCNIQDNAVVHVDFGFPTLIEDNVSVGHSAIIHGATVRKNCIIGMHSTLLNGAEIGENCIIGAGAIVMQGQVIPPNSIVMGVPAKVKKQADEQTLIAIRRNWEIYCDFAKEYRKSKYHRRKESL, encoded by the coding sequence TTGGATCAGTGCGGGAAACCGGACATTCATGATTCCGTTTTCGTTGCCCATACCGCTTCCATTATCGGTCAAGTAACCCTTGCCGAAAACTGCGGGATCTGGTTTGGGGCGGTCTTACGTTCCGATATGGCTCCGATATCGATCGGGAAGAATTGTAATATTCAAGATAATGCAGTGGTCCACGTGGACTTCGGATTTCCCACGTTGATCGAAGACAACGTATCGGTCGGCCATAGCGCGATCATTCACGGCGCAACCGTTCGTAAGAATTGCATAATCGGAATGCACTCGACGCTGCTTAACGGCGCGGAAATCGGTGAAAACTGTATCATTGGCGCCGGAGCGATAGTCATGCAGGGACAGGTCATCCCTCCCAATTCCATTGTGATGGGCGTTCCAGCCAAAGTCAAAAAACAAGCCGACGAACAAACGCTCATCGCGATCCGGCGTAATTGGGAAATTTACTGCGACTTCGCAAAAGAATACCGGAAATCTAAATACCACCGTCGAAAAGAATCTTTGTAA
- a CDS encoding DUF4388 domain-containing protein has protein sequence MSSVLTGNLAYVEVIDILKLLASGDKDGKLLLQKEDARENGEIYLAGGRVVHAVCDNYLGETAFRDLVLWQSGKFAFEPGSTTTQKTIEKDTSQLLSESTALFQSWQKIHHLIPSFRIKFKQTGQEPHGSIKLKGNDWEILNALSDAELSVTELSQKMNMREMDIAAILYTLVEAGVVESGAETKPVRKEVVDEKFFKTVENELIQLIGPVASIIVDDVIEGFGESRSTFPKDKVAALVEGISNEIYDPAKQVSFQKFMFKQIKSL, from the coding sequence ATGTCAAGCGTATTAACGGGAAATTTGGCGTATGTCGAAGTGATCGATATCCTCAAACTGCTTGCATCGGGCGACAAAGACGGAAAACTCTTACTGCAAAAAGAAGACGCTCGTGAAAACGGAGAAATTTATCTCGCAGGCGGACGTGTCGTGCACGCGGTATGCGATAACTACCTTGGAGAAACGGCATTCCGGGATCTGGTTCTTTGGCAGTCGGGCAAATTCGCATTTGAACCCGGTTCGACGACCACACAAAAAACCATTGAAAAAGATACGAGCCAATTGCTTTCTGAAAGCACTGCTCTCTTTCAATCATGGCAAAAAATTCATCATCTTATCCCTTCCTTTCGCATCAAATTCAAACAAACCGGGCAGGAGCCCCACGGTTCGATCAAGTTAAAGGGTAATGACTGGGAGATTCTGAATGCATTATCGGACGCCGAGTTATCTGTTACCGAATTGTCTCAGAAGATGAATATGAGAGAAATGGACATTGCCGCTATTTTGTACACTTTGGTTGAGGCGGGCGTTGTCGAATCCGGCGCCGAAACGAAGCCTGTTCGCAAAGAGGTCGTTGATGAAAAATTTTTCAAAACGGTTGAGAATGAGTTGATACAGCTTATAGGCCCGGTCGCATCTATTATTGTCGACGATGTGATCGAAGGATTTGGGGAAAGCCGCAGCACGTTTCCTAAAGACAAAGTAGCTGCGTTGGTGGAAGGCATTAGTAATGAAATTTACGATCCCGCCAAACAGGTTAGTTTTCAGAAATTTATGTTTAAACAGATCAAATCTCTGTAA
- the rsfS gene encoding ribosome silencing factor, with product MFEKKAENVVVADLEGLTSVTDYFVMCTATSDMHARAISDHVQDELEKAGSRVHHKEGHSSLKWVLLDYIDVIAHVFQKETREFYDLERLWGDAQFFKMKDDASR from the coding sequence ATGTTTGAAAAAAAGGCTGAAAACGTAGTGGTGGCGGACCTGGAAGGTTTAACCAGCGTGACGGATTATTTTGTGATGTGCACGGCCACGTCGGATATGCATGCGAGAGCCATATCCGACCATGTGCAGGATGAACTTGAGAAGGCAGGGTCGCGAGTTCATCACAAAGAAGGCCATTCATCCCTGAAATGGGTTTTGCTGGACTATATAGACGTGATTGCCCACGTGTTTCAAAAAGAAACGCGGGAGTTCTATGATCTTGAGCGTTTATGGGGTGATGCGCAGTTTTTCAAAATGAAAGATGACGCTTCAAGATAG
- a CDS encoding GNAT family N-acetyltransferase has product MNNLTIRRAQKKDLPVIVSFNQKMAIETENKQLDETLLRRGVANLFDQPQYGFYCVAEFEESIVGQLMITYEWSDWRNGLFWWIQSVFIHPDFRGMGVYRKIYEFILTESSKHPVCGIRLYVDKDNVNAKITYQKCGMAVSHYDMFETEFVRG; this is encoded by the coding sequence ATGAATAACCTCACCATCCGACGCGCGCAAAAAAAAGATCTGCCCGTTATCGTCTCTTTTAATCAGAAAATGGCGATAGAAACTGAAAACAAACAATTAGATGAAACGCTTCTCAGGCGAGGCGTTGCAAATCTCTTTGACCAACCTCAATACGGTTTTTATTGTGTTGCTGAATTTGAAGAAAGCATAGTAGGTCAACTTATGATAACTTATGAGTGGAGCGATTGGCGAAACGGGCTTTTTTGGTGGATTCAGAGTGTGTTCATTCATCCCGATTTCAGGGGAATGGGTGTTTACCGGAAGATCTATGAATTTATACTCACCGAATCATCTAAGCACCCTGTTTGCGGAATCAGACTATATGTTGACAAAGACAACGTTAATGCCAAAATTACCTATCAAAAATGCGGTATGGCCGTATCGCATTATGACATGTTTGAAACTGAATTTGTGCGTGGGTAA
- a CDS encoding AraC family transcriptional regulator, which yields MRRKRESERLITQIQRILHEKICDPRLNVSYLARTLCVSTQHIYQLVYSYYWDNPKKVIESCRLARVLELIGQNSEINLSLVASQSGFVNYNTFLRCFKRRLQISPSKYIALPTHYRPSIKYKLSRTQAISIGPAKPDSRVLMDYLQDTKRPQSLINKRLQETG from the coding sequence ATGCGAAGGAAACGGGAATCAGAACGCCTAATCACACAGATCCAACGAATTCTCCACGAAAAGATATGCGATCCACGGCTTAACGTCAGCTACCTCGCAAGAACTCTATGCGTTTCGACGCAACATATTTATCAACTGGTATACAGCTATTACTGGGACAACCCAAAGAAAGTCATAGAATCTTGTCGCTTGGCTCGTGTCCTTGAACTGATCGGACAAAACTCGGAAATCAATCTGAGCTTGGTAGCCTCACAGTCTGGCTTTGTTAACTATAACACTTTTCTGCGGTGTTTTAAGCGAAGACTACAGATATCCCCGTCCAAATATATCGCCCTTCCCACCCATTATCGTCCTTCGATTAAGTACAAATTGAGTCGAACTCAAGCAATCTCTATCGGGCCGGCAAAACCGGATTCGAGGGTTTTAATGGATTATTTGCAAGACACAAAAAGGCCGCAGAGCCTTATAAATAAAAGGCTGCAAGAGACAGGTTAA
- the ruvA gene encoding Holliday junction branch migration protein RuvA, producing MIAHIQGIVAEKTPMRVVIDVSGIGYELLIPISSYDKIGAIGETTKLLTYQHVREDVLQLFGFSTKEEREMFLLLISISGIGPKSALGIISSIAVKELKHAIAHENLTLLTAVPGIGKKTAQRIVVELKDKVAKMGVTVDAASKFAASGSSQTADEAMMALISLGYHKSVSEKAIVRALQENPDNPMSLQELIKAALRYASA from the coding sequence ATGATCGCACATATTCAGGGAATCGTTGCAGAAAAAACTCCGATGCGGGTTGTGATCGATGTCAGCGGCATCGGATATGAACTGCTGATTCCAATAAGCAGTTATGATAAAATCGGCGCTATCGGTGAAACGACAAAACTACTTACCTATCAGCACGTGCGCGAAGACGTTCTTCAATTATTCGGATTCTCGACGAAAGAAGAACGCGAAATGTTCCTGCTCCTGATTTCTATTTCCGGAATAGGCCCGAAGTCGGCGCTCGGTATCATCTCCAGCATCGCCGTAAAAGAGCTGAAACACGCCATTGCTCACGAAAATTTAACTCTTCTCACTGCCGTCCCTGGGATTGGAAAAAAAACGGCTCAGCGGATCGTGGTGGAACTGAAAGACAAAGTCGCAAAAATGGGCGTTACGGTCGATGCAGCATCCAAATTTGCGGCCTCCGGATCATCGCAAACGGCAGACGAAGCTATGATGGCTCTGATTTCCCTCGGTTATCATAAATCCGTTTCAGAAAAGGCGATTGTGCGCGCACTTCAGGAAAATCCGGACAACCCGATGTCGCTTCAGGAACTCATCAAAGCCGCCCTGCGTTACGCTTCCGCATAA
- a CDS encoding DUF4388 domain-containing protein, translating to MALVGNLKDLKLANIVQLNCLEKNEALFTLDLRQKVGKIYFAEGNIVHATFGNSEGEEAVHQILKIKEGPFKVENDVPPPKRTITTPWSNLLLEGLRIIDEATEAKGDALTKFSKDIKNVNGVNGVLICSILGEILMEEGIANGKRASAAMAFITRKIEKIGRATKFGTFKTGILSGKTERKVLSKWNEDVVELNVDPKASVEVIEQSLLKAESAPR from the coding sequence ATGGCCCTGGTTGGTAATTTAAAAGATTTGAAACTGGCAAATATTGTTCAGTTGAACTGTCTGGAGAAAAATGAAGCGTTATTCACGCTTGATCTCCGTCAGAAAGTCGGCAAGATCTATTTTGCGGAAGGTAATATCGTTCACGCGACCTTCGGCAATTCAGAGGGCGAAGAAGCCGTTCATCAGATCTTAAAGATCAAAGAAGGGCCGTTCAAAGTTGAGAACGATGTTCCGCCGCCGAAACGCACGATCACGACGCCGTGGAGCAATCTTCTGTTGGAAGGCCTGCGAATTATTGACGAGGCGACTGAGGCAAAAGGCGATGCGCTGACTAAATTCAGCAAAGATATAAAAAACGTCAACGGCGTAAACGGCGTTCTTATCTGCAGTATCCTGGGAGAAATTCTCATGGAAGAGGGTATTGCAAACGGCAAGCGCGCATCGGCCGCCATGGCATTTATCACAAGAAAGATCGAAAAGATCGGACGCGCAACCAAGTTCGGCACATTTAAGACCGGCATTTTAAGCGGAAAAACGGAACGAAAAGTACTGTCGAAGTGGAACGAGGATGTAGTTGAATTAAATGTAGACCCAAAGGCTTCAGTCGAAGTTATCGAGCAATCGCTGCTAAAGGCCGAGTCGGCGCCTCGTTAA
- a CDS encoding recombinase family protein has product MPEDQIMLNLHTGMAELFNRRLSIRVTEGMRQAKLNGRVVGKAPFGYKNATNSQGLAYIEPHENADLIRTIFREFATGLYHPDELRKKLRIEKGYYNSKNAFRALLTNPVYIGKVRVRSFKNQPEHIVDGIHTALVDEDTFLRVQDILFGKKRGSYKKDSDELFPLRGHLLCPSCLRLLTASLSKGNGGQYGYYHCQTPCKCRFRSREVDIDFQQFIKKLIQPPERMELYKEILLDELKRQQMDSGVSTTDLKKKITETEKDLDSLDEKLIKNIIPADRYQAMRDRLTQELSQRKAQLNQLGQIQIDAPKYVNSGFNLLSKLDLYYERSPVAIKKKLIGSIFPEKLIYENSTYRTNGNNEVVALLEGNLNLVGITGFEPVTSRV; this is encoded by the coding sequence ATGCCGGAAGATCAAATCATGCTCAATCTCCACACAGGCATGGCTGAGCTATTTAACCGGAGATTGTCCATTAGAGTAACTGAAGGCATGAGGCAAGCTAAACTAAATGGGCGTGTTGTTGGCAAAGCGCCCTTCGGCTATAAGAATGCCACGAACTCACAGGGACTGGCATATATAGAACCGCATGAGAACGCCGATTTGATAAGAACTATATTCCGAGAATTTGCTACTGGCCTCTATCATCCCGACGAATTAAGAAAGAAACTCAGAATCGAAAAAGGCTACTACAATTCTAAGAATGCTTTCCGGGCACTATTGACAAATCCTGTATACATTGGCAAGGTCAGAGTTCGTTCATTCAAGAACCAGCCGGAACATATCGTAGATGGCATTCACACCGCATTAGTTGACGAAGATACTTTCCTCAGAGTGCAAGATATACTATTCGGCAAGAAGCGTGGAAGCTATAAAAAAGACTCTGACGAATTATTTCCATTACGGGGTCATCTCCTCTGCCCATCCTGCCTTAGACTTCTCACAGCGAGCTTATCTAAGGGCAATGGAGGGCAATACGGTTACTACCATTGCCAGACGCCTTGCAAGTGTCGTTTTCGGTCTAGAGAAGTAGATATTGATTTTCAGCAGTTCATAAAGAAGTTGATACAGCCGCCTGAGAGAATGGAGTTGTATAAAGAAATCTTGCTTGACGAACTCAAACGTCAGCAGATGGACTCCGGCGTATCAACAACAGACTTGAAGAAGAAGATCACAGAAACTGAAAAGGATTTAGATAGCCTGGATGAGAAACTCATCAAGAACATCATACCTGCGGACCGTTACCAGGCCATGCGAGATAGGCTCACCCAAGAATTATCTCAAAGAAAGGCACAACTGAATCAACTTGGACAGATTCAGATTGATGCACCAAAATACGTGAACTCAGGATTCAATTTGTTAAGCAAACTGGATTTGTATTATGAGAGGTCGCCGGTAGCAATAAAGAAGAAACTAATTGGTTCGATATTCCCTGAAAAGTTGATCTACGAAAATAGCACTTATCGAACCAATGGAAATAATGAAGTTGTGGCTCTATTAGAGGGAAATTTGAATTTAGTGGGCATTACTGGATTCGAACCAGTGACCTCTCGCGTGTGA
- a CDS encoding response regulator has product MSEKLKRILIVDDEETLTFSLYQSFIISKENYEVVTAASGNEAWEKFTENPFDVVLTDITMPGITGIELLKRVKKERPQTFVIMMTAYGSDEKKEEAMNNGAFRYVEKPFEIKAMKNIIAEAVK; this is encoded by the coding sequence ATGTCCGAAAAATTAAAACGTATTTTGATCGTAGATGATGAAGAAACTCTGACATTCAGTTTGTATCAGAGTTTTATTATCTCCAAAGAAAATTACGAAGTAGTCACGGCGGCTTCCGGCAACGAAGCATGGGAAAAATTTACCGAAAATCCATTCGACGTTGTGCTCACCGATATTACGATGCCCGGTATCACGGGCATTGAACTTTTGAAACGCGTCAAAAAAGAACGTCCTCAGACTTTTGTTATCATGATGACCGCTTATGGCTCGGATGAAAAAAAGGAAGAAGCTATGAATAATGGCGCTTTCCGGTACGTTGAGAAACCGTTTGAAATAAAGGCGATGAAAAATATTATCGCTGAAGCTGTGAAGTAA
- a CDS encoding AraC family transcriptional regulator: MQRPRNPGQLIKEIERILTEQISDPSLNVSRIATLLGVSTQTIYQCTYKCFCEPPKTILDLYRLVCAMRMIKASPDMNLTLIAHQSGYNDYQTFSQCL, translated from the coding sequence ATGCAACGACCACGGAATCCCGGGCAATTAATCAAAGAGATCGAAAGAATTCTCACCGAGCAAATCTCTGACCCTTCACTTAATGTTAGCCGCATAGCTACTCTCTTGGGTGTATCAACCCAGACCATTTATCAATGCACATACAAATGTTTTTGTGAACCCCCCAAAACAATCTTGGATTTATACCGGCTTGTGTGTGCTATGAGGATGATAAAAGCCAGTCCCGATATGAATCTTACTTTGATAGCCCATCAATCCGGTTACAACGATTATCAAACATTCAGCCAATGCCTATGA
- a CDS encoding GTPase domain-containing protein, whose protein sequence is MFINWALQEINLKIVYYGPGMSGKTTNLEYIHSKMDPSLAGELVSLKTKEDRTIFFDFLQLEVGRIKGKKPKFNLYTVPGQVYYASSRKVILNGVDGIVFVADSQKHRMDGNIETLLDLENNLREDGHSLDTFPWVIQYNKRDLPDIETVENLQKRLNYFSVPYYEAVGIKGNGVFDTLKAIINKVVGNVQKQL, encoded by the coding sequence ATGTTCATCAATTGGGCGTTGCAAGAGATAAACTTGAAGATAGTTTACTACGGCCCCGGTATGAGCGGAAAGACCACCAACTTAGAGTATATTCACTCCAAAATGGATCCATCCTTAGCCGGTGAACTCGTTTCGTTGAAAACCAAAGAAGATCGTACCATCTTTTTTGACTTCCTGCAGTTAGAAGTCGGACGTATTAAAGGTAAAAAACCGAAATTTAATTTATACACCGTTCCAGGCCAGGTGTACTATGCCTCCAGCCGTAAAGTTATTTTGAATGGAGTAGACGGTATCGTATTCGTCGCCGATTCGCAAAAGCACCGAATGGACGGCAATATTGAAACCCTGTTGGATCTTGAAAACAATTTGCGCGAAGACGGACACAGTTTGGACACTTTCCCCTGGGTTATCCAGTACAACAAACGCGATTTGCCGGATATTGAAACGGTAGAAAATCTTCAGAAACGCCTCAATTATTTCAGCGTTCCGTATTATGAAGCGGTCGGAATTAAGGGTAACGGTGTTTTTGATACGTTAAAAGCTATAATCAATAAAGTCGTGGGCAACGTCCAAAAACAACTCTAA